Part of the Halobaculum halobium genome, CTCCGTGGGCGACAGGGAATCGCCCGGCCCGACGAAAACGGGTTGGTACGCCCGCCGTACCCGAGGCCGTCGCCGTAAGCCACAGGCGTCCGGGCGCAGTACGGGGCGTGTGACCGACGGAACCGACGACACGGGACAGGAGCCGAGTACAGACGCCGACGAACCGACGCCCGCAGAGGCTGCGAGCGCGTTCATCGCGTCCGCTGACGACGTGTACGACGACTACGACCGCGGCTACGTGGACGCCGACGCGGCGCTGGCCGTACTGTCGAGCCGGATCGACGACCTCCGAGACGCCGTCGACTCCGCGGCGGCGGCCGAAAACGGCGACGAACCGTAACTCGACGCGGACGGGGATCGACGACGCCGTCGTCGAAGGGGCCGAGGGCCGCCGGCGCCGCGCCCGGATCCGCAATCCGTATTTCCGCGCGACCGCTTCACGGAGGTATGAGTGAAGAGGCCGACGCCGGACGCGACGACCCGGAAGACGCGACCACCGCCGCCGGCGACGCGACGGGCGCGGACGCGGCGGAGTCGACCGGGCGAGACGGCGACGACGTGATCGAGACCGCGCTGGCCGACGAGGCCGCCCAGTACGACGACGCGCTGGCGGCCGAGGTCGCGGCCCTCGAACGCGAGGCCGTCGAGTCCGCCGATCGCATCGAGGAACTGGAGTCGAGCCTCCGACGGACGAAGGCGGACTTCCAGAACTACAAGAAGCGCGCGAAGAAGCGTCAAGAACAGGAGAAGGCCCGCGCGACCGAGTCGCTCGTGACCCGGCTGACCGAGGTGCGCGACAACCTCGTACGCGCGCTCGATCAGGATGAGGAC contains:
- a CDS encoding nucleotide exchange factor GrpE; protein product: MSEEADAGRDDPEDATTAAGDATGADAAESTGRDGDDVIETALADEAAQYDDALAAEVAALEREAVESADRIEELESSLRRTKADFQNYKKRAKKRQEQEKARATESLVTRLTEVRDNLVRALDQDEDADIRPGVESTLETFDRVLAEENVEVIDPEPGQAVDPERHEVMMRADSEHPAGTIASVYKQGYEMADKVIEAAQVTVSDGE